The following nucleotide sequence is from Candidatus Omnitrophota bacterium.
GACAGGTTCCCCTATCTTCATCTTGATAAGAATTTAGAATCTTTAATAATAAACCTCCAGAGCCACTTCTTGCAAATTCCCGCATAAGGTATGTTTACTCTGGGAGTACTTAAAATATCCTCTTTTTCAATATTTTCTCCTTCCAAAAAATAAATTTTTTCTCCTTTAATCATATCGTATCCATTGAGAAACACATCAATCTTTAATGCTCTGCATAATTTCCCGGGACCATTCAATAATTTTCGGATAGCGTAATCTTCCGGGGATTTATTTAAATTTTTAAGGATTAAATCTATCCCTTCAATTGGTTCTAATGCTCTGATTAAAACACCACCCGCTTGTCCCGGGGGATGACAGACAACATTTAAACAGAAGGTATTAATGTGAACGGGGTAGATATAAGCATAACCGACTTCTCCAAACAGAAGCGAAGTCCTTCGGGTATAACCAAACCTCCCCACATGACAGCCCAAATCCCTTTCTCCTCCATATGCCTCGGTTTCCACAATTTTTGTTATTATCTTTTTATCTTCCAAGTTAACTACCAAATATTTCCCCAATAACCTTGGAGCAACCTCTTGGGGATGATGACTAAAAAATTCTCTCTTTAACCTTTTCATATTTCAACAATTCCTCTATCACCGCTATCCAGCCTTTCTTTATATTGGATAAAGAATATCCTCCTCCTCCAAAGACCACCATCCTCCCTTTAGCCTGTTTATCAGCGATTTCAATTAAAATTCCGGTCACCCCTTGATGGACTCTCTCTGTTAAATTCAAAAAAGTAATAGGATCATCTGCTAGTGAATCGCAACCGGCCTGAAAGAGAATAAATTCTATTTTTATTGTATTTAAAAATTCTTCTATTTTTTTTAGTTCTCCTAAAAAAATTTCATCGGTTGTGCCAGCGGTTAACTCTATGTTCAATTTTGTTCCCGAAGCTTTACCAATTCCTTTCTCTGTTTTACTTCCTGTTCCCGGAAAGATTCCTCTTTGGTGAAAATCTACGATGTATAAATCTTGGTCTTCTATGAAAGAATAATATACTCCATCTCCATGATGGGCATCAATATCAAAATATAAAATCTTTTCTATCCCATATTTTTTTCTGAGATAATTTATACTTATACAGATATCGTTGAATACACAGAACCCAGATGCTCTGTCTCTATATGCATGGTGTAAACCACCAACTGGCGTAAATACCTTTGTATTCTCCTGGATTGCTTTGTCTATACAATTGAGGGTAGTTCCAACGATTATACTACTTGCTCTAAATATTCCTTCAAATGCCGGTGTATCTCCGTAGTCTAAA
It contains:
- a CDS encoding DNA-3-methyladenine glycosylase, which codes for MKRLKREFFSHHPQEVAPRLLGKYLVVNLEDKKIITKIVETEAYGGERDLGCHVGRFGYTRRTSLLFGEVGYAYIYPVHINTFCLNVVCHPPGQAGGVLIRALEPIEGIDLILKNLNKSPEDYAIRKLLNGPGKLCRALKIDVFLNGYDMIKGEKIYFLEGENIEKEDILSTPRVNIPYAGICKKWLWRFIIKDSKFLSR
- a CDS encoding acetoin utilization protein AcuC, whose translation is MIYVALDDLLSLYSFPEHPFNKQRYFAFKDALEKKGLIRYLKKVESREAKRDELLLFHTKEYIEFVKNKDKEGGYLDYGDTPAFEGIFRASSIIVGTTLNCIDKAIQENTKVFTPVGGLHHAYRDRASGFCVFNDICISINYLRKKYGIEKILYFDIDAHHGDGVYYSFIEDQDLYIVDFHQRGIFPGTGSKTEKGIGKASGTKLNIELTAGTTDEIFLGELKKIEEFLNTIKIEFILFQAGCDSLADDPITFLNLTERVHQGVTGILIEIADKQAKGRMVVFGGGGYSLSNIKKGWIAVIEELLKYEKVKERIF